The following is a genomic window from Niabella soli DSM 19437.
CTTTTTTTATGGTCTTGGAATAATCGCTGTCTTTTGATGATTGAAGTGCAACAGAAATGATTTTCAGGTTCCGGGATGCGAACTCATTATTGATTTTACTTATTGCAGGAATCTCCTGAACACATCCGCGGCACCAGGTTGCCCAAAAATGAAGCAATACAAAATTTTTTCCTTTGAAATCAGACAGACGTATCGTTTTACCATCGATGGATCTGGAAACAAATCCGATTGCAGTTGAATCGCTTTTGAGCGGACGCCTTCCGAAAAGAGTTTCTTTCAAATAATTGCCTTCATTGCTGTTTTTATACTTGTCCGGAAAAGCGTTGTTTAATATATTCAAAAGACTATCAGGAGCAAAGGCATTCGCCACAAGATTGCAAAAAGCATAGAAGGAATAGAAGGAATCGGGTGTTTTTAAAATATACTCTAATCGTTTTTTGTTTAGATTCTTAAGTAGCACATCGAAATATTGATGATTGATTTCCGGATTTTTGTTGGCATCAATAATTGCCATGTTCTTCTCCTCAAAAGCTGATGCTCTTTTCCTTTCGCTGGATGTATAAGCATCCATCCTTTCTTTTTCTTTTCTAAAATCTTTTGCGTTTTTTAGTTCATACTTTTCAAAAGGAGAGCCTGTAGCTGCATCCCGTCTCAATACTATTGCAGCAGGCTGTTCATCCAGGAAAAAAATACCTCCCCAGGTGTTTTCCGGATGCTCTTTACTTTTGGGATATTGCAGATCAATGACTGCATAAGTAGAGTAGAATGTTCCGGAAAACTGTAATGCACCATTGGGAGCAGCAGTGTAATTTATTTTTTCGGTGTGCTTTCCGTCGTTTAAAAACGCGGTAAATGCAGTTGCATCTGCCCCGGCGGGCGGCGTTACGGTTAACCGGAATTGCTTTTGTGCATTAACAACCGAAGTAACGCAAATGCACTGGATCAAAATAAATACCAGCCTAACTTTAATAGGAACGAATTGGATCATTACCGACGTTTTTTAATTTGCGCTGGGGCTGATCAAAAAATATCTGACTGATGATCAGCCCCGGAATTTGAGTCTTTTTGATTTTCCCGCAGATTTTCGCAGAAGAAAAAAAGTGTGATCTGCGCCACGCCATCGGCTTG
Proteins encoded in this region:
- a CDS encoding TlpA disulfide reductase family protein, which gives rise to MIQFVPIKVRLVFILIQCICVTSVVNAQKQFRLTVTPPAGADATAFTAFLNDGKHTEKINYTAAPNGALQFSGTFYSTYAVIDLQYPKSKEHPENTWGGIFFLDEQPAAIVLRRDAATGSPFEKYELKNAKDFRKEKERMDAYTSSERKRASAFEEKNMAIIDANKNPEINHQYFDVLLKNLNKKRLEYILKTPDSFYSFYAFCNLVANAFAPDSLLNILNNAFPDKYKNSNEGNYLKETLFGRRPLKSDSTAIGFVSRSIDGKTIRLSDFKGKNFVLLHFWATWCRGCVQEIPAISKINNEFASRNLKIISVALQSSKDSDYSKTIKKERMNWINIYNDDNLINKYGNRPVPRLCLIDKNGKILYDSAEKKYENDADLSQLKNILKNI